A region from the Benincasa hispida cultivar B227 chromosome 12, ASM972705v1, whole genome shotgun sequence genome encodes:
- the LOC120067121 gene encoding uncharacterized protein LOC120067121 isoform X4, producing the protein MPSAPAPVPPPQPFSNLAHLNKSTALPDFFLAALSLFVFFSSSSSSKSFKFPAFSIQLNPRRFLKIPSNSMPLSQFPNSKSLSLTFTSPQSLSEWLKPRLPSDSFASWGVNPGTKNVHNLWLEISQGETSLADSNPPIRTLHVLSLRILDNHHRVLVESHQQLSDGTLRNRNRPLSEKMKPNETPESAVYRAVKEELGSIIGDSDCSQIVRIVPDSYKMKIEERNSVSYPGLPACYVLHSMDVWVEGLPEGEFCTVEEEEYGNSEETSIADQAVSVKKHFWKWG; encoded by the exons ATGCCATCAGCCCCAGCTCCAGTTCCACCCCCACAACCCTTCTCCAATCTTGCTCACCTCAACAAATCTACGGCTCTTCCTGACTTTTTCCTTGCGGCTCTATCACTTTTcgttttcttctcttcttcctcctcctccaAATCCTTCAAATTTCCTGCTTTCTCTATTCAATTAAACCCTCGCCGTTTTCTCAAGATACCCTCCAATTCCATGCCCCTCTCACAATTTCCCAACTCCAAATCCTTATCCTTGACCTTCACCTCTCCTCAATCCCTCTCCGAATGGCTTAAACCTCGCCTCCCCTCCGATTCTTTTGCTTCTTGGGGCGTAAACCCTGGTACCAAGAACGTCCACAACCTCTGGCTCGAGATCTCCCAAGGAGAAACTTCCCTTGCCGATTCCAACCCTCCCATCCGCACCCTTCATGTCCTTTCTCTACGAATTCTTGATAATCATCACCGGGTTCTCGTTGAATCCCACCAGCAACTCTCTGATGGCACCCTACGGAATCGAAACCGACCCTTGTCTGAGAAAATGAAGCCCAATGAGACCCCTGAATCTGCCGTCTACCGGGCTGTCAAAGAAGAGCTCGGTTCCATTATTGGGGATTCCGATTGTTCTCAAATTGTGAGGATTGTTCCAGATTCCTATAAAATGAAGATTGAGGAGCGCAACTCGGTTTCCTACCCTGGTTTGCCGGCTTGTTACGTTTTGCATTCGATGGATGTTTGGGTGGAAGGTTTACCCGAGGGAGAGTTCTGCACTGTGGAAGAGGAGGAATACGGAAATTCTGAGGAGACGAGCATTGCGGACCAGGCTGTGTCCGTCAAGAAGCATTTTTGGAAGTGG gGATAA
- the LOC120067121 gene encoding uncharacterized protein LOC120067121 isoform X1: protein MPSAPAPVPPPQPFSNLAHLNKSTALPDFFLAALSLFVFFSSSSSSKSFKFPAFSIQLNPRRFLKIPSNSMPLSQFPNSKSLSLTFTSPQSLSEWLKPRLPSDSFASWGVNPGTKNVHNLWLEISQGETSLADSNPPIRTLHVLSLRILDNHHRVLVESHQQLSDGTLRNRNRPLSEKMKPNETPESAVYRAVKEELGSIIGDSDCSQIVRIVPDSYKMKIEERNSVSYPGLPACYVLHSMDVWVEGLPEGEFCTVEEEEYGNSEETSIADQAVSVKKHFWKWIVRGKVCVQDRWRSRSLEHREDRWRSLGIYMVLSFPYDMLFTCLFCIYSILVYYFCLCKNQFAGCKSFTMFLFRDPIPSIGIRANLLHLCSSYFSKQKSV, encoded by the exons ATGCCATCAGCCCCAGCTCCAGTTCCACCCCCACAACCCTTCTCCAATCTTGCTCACCTCAACAAATCTACGGCTCTTCCTGACTTTTTCCTTGCGGCTCTATCACTTTTcgttttcttctcttcttcctcctcctccaAATCCTTCAAATTTCCTGCTTTCTCTATTCAATTAAACCCTCGCCGTTTTCTCAAGATACCCTCCAATTCCATGCCCCTCTCACAATTTCCCAACTCCAAATCCTTATCCTTGACCTTCACCTCTCCTCAATCCCTCTCCGAATGGCTTAAACCTCGCCTCCCCTCCGATTCTTTTGCTTCTTGGGGCGTAAACCCTGGTACCAAGAACGTCCACAACCTCTGGCTCGAGATCTCCCAAGGAGAAACTTCCCTTGCCGATTCCAACCCTCCCATCCGCACCCTTCATGTCCTTTCTCTACGAATTCTTGATAATCATCACCGGGTTCTCGTTGAATCCCACCAGCAACTCTCTGATGGCACCCTACGGAATCGAAACCGACCCTTGTCTGAGAAAATGAAGCCCAATGAGACCCCTGAATCTGCCGTCTACCGGGCTGTCAAAGAAGAGCTCGGTTCCATTATTGGGGATTCCGATTGTTCTCAAATTGTGAGGATTGTTCCAGATTCCTATAAAATGAAGATTGAGGAGCGCAACTCGGTTTCCTACCCTGGTTTGCCGGCTTGTTACGTTTTGCATTCGATGGATGTTTGGGTGGAAGGTTTACCCGAGGGAGAGTTCTGCACTGTGGAAGAGGAGGAATACGGAAATTCTGAGGAGACGAGCATTGCGGACCAGGCTGTGTCCGTCAAGAAGCATTTTTGGAAGTGG ATTGTTCGAGGAAAGGTTTGTgttcaagatcgttggaggagtcGTTCGTTGGAACATCGAGAGGATCGTTGGAggagcttgggaatctacaTGGTTCTATCCTTTCCCTACGACATGTTATTTACATGTTTGTTCTgcatttattctattttagtttactatttttgtttatgtaaaaaccAATTTGCGGGATGCAAGTCATTCACAATGTTTCTGTTCCGGGAtccaatcccttcaattggtatcagagccaatttATTGCATCTTTGTTCTTcgtatttttcaaaacaaaaatcagTTTAG
- the LOC120067121 gene encoding uncharacterized protein LOC120067121 isoform X3, whose translation MPSAPAPVPPPQPFSNLAHLNKSTALPDFFLAALSLFVFFSSSSSSKSFKFPAFSIQLNPRRFLKIPSNSMPLSQFPNSKSLSLTFTSPQSLSEWLKPRLPSDSFASWGVNPGTKNVHNLWLEISQGETSLADSNPPIRTLHVLSLRILDNHHRVLVESHQQLSDGTLRNRNRPLSEKMKPNETPESAVYRAVKEELGSIIGDSDCSQIVRIVPDSYKMKIEERNSVSYPGLPACYVLHSMDVWVEGLPEGEFCTVEEEEYGNSEETSIADQAVSVKKHFWKWSGKCE comes from the exons ATGCCATCAGCCCCAGCTCCAGTTCCACCCCCACAACCCTTCTCCAATCTTGCTCACCTCAACAAATCTACGGCTCTTCCTGACTTTTTCCTTGCGGCTCTATCACTTTTcgttttcttctcttcttcctcctcctccaAATCCTTCAAATTTCCTGCTTTCTCTATTCAATTAAACCCTCGCCGTTTTCTCAAGATACCCTCCAATTCCATGCCCCTCTCACAATTTCCCAACTCCAAATCCTTATCCTTGACCTTCACCTCTCCTCAATCCCTCTCCGAATGGCTTAAACCTCGCCTCCCCTCCGATTCTTTTGCTTCTTGGGGCGTAAACCCTGGTACCAAGAACGTCCACAACCTCTGGCTCGAGATCTCCCAAGGAGAAACTTCCCTTGCCGATTCCAACCCTCCCATCCGCACCCTTCATGTCCTTTCTCTACGAATTCTTGATAATCATCACCGGGTTCTCGTTGAATCCCACCAGCAACTCTCTGATGGCACCCTACGGAATCGAAACCGACCCTTGTCTGAGAAAATGAAGCCCAATGAGACCCCTGAATCTGCCGTCTACCGGGCTGTCAAAGAAGAGCTCGGTTCCATTATTGGGGATTCCGATTGTTCTCAAATTGTGAGGATTGTTCCAGATTCCTATAAAATGAAGATTGAGGAGCGCAACTCGGTTTCCTACCCTGGTTTGCCGGCTTGTTACGTTTTGCATTCGATGGATGTTTGGGTGGAAGGTTTACCCGAGGGAGAGTTCTGCACTGTGGAAGAGGAGGAATACGGAAATTCTGAGGAGACGAGCATTGCGGACCAGGCTGTGTCCGTCAAGAAGCATTTTTGGAAGTGG AGTGGCAAGTGCGAGTGA
- the LOC120067121 gene encoding uncharacterized protein LOC120067121 isoform X2: protein MPSAPAPVPPPQPFSNLAHLNKSTALPDFFLAALSLFVFFSSSSSSKSFKFPAFSIQLNPRRFLKIPSNSMPLSQFPNSKSLSLTFTSPQSLSEWLKPRLPSDSFASWGVNPGTKNVHNLWLEISQGETSLADSNPPIRTLHVLSLRILDNHHRVLVESHQQLSDGTLRNRNRPLSEKMKPNETPESAVYRAVKEELGSIIGDSDCSQIVRIVPDSYKMKIEERNSVSYPGLPACYVLHSMDVWVEGLPEGEFCTVEEEEYGNSEETSIADQAVSVKKHFWKWVQSGKCE from the exons ATGCCATCAGCCCCAGCTCCAGTTCCACCCCCACAACCCTTCTCCAATCTTGCTCACCTCAACAAATCTACGGCTCTTCCTGACTTTTTCCTTGCGGCTCTATCACTTTTcgttttcttctcttcttcctcctcctccaAATCCTTCAAATTTCCTGCTTTCTCTATTCAATTAAACCCTCGCCGTTTTCTCAAGATACCCTCCAATTCCATGCCCCTCTCACAATTTCCCAACTCCAAATCCTTATCCTTGACCTTCACCTCTCCTCAATCCCTCTCCGAATGGCTTAAACCTCGCCTCCCCTCCGATTCTTTTGCTTCTTGGGGCGTAAACCCTGGTACCAAGAACGTCCACAACCTCTGGCTCGAGATCTCCCAAGGAGAAACTTCCCTTGCCGATTCCAACCCTCCCATCCGCACCCTTCATGTCCTTTCTCTACGAATTCTTGATAATCATCACCGGGTTCTCGTTGAATCCCACCAGCAACTCTCTGATGGCACCCTACGGAATCGAAACCGACCCTTGTCTGAGAAAATGAAGCCCAATGAGACCCCTGAATCTGCCGTCTACCGGGCTGTCAAAGAAGAGCTCGGTTCCATTATTGGGGATTCCGATTGTTCTCAAATTGTGAGGATTGTTCCAGATTCCTATAAAATGAAGATTGAGGAGCGCAACTCGGTTTCCTACCCTGGTTTGCCGGCTTGTTACGTTTTGCATTCGATGGATGTTTGGGTGGAAGGTTTACCCGAGGGAGAGTTCTGCACTGTGGAAGAGGAGGAATACGGAAATTCTGAGGAGACGAGCATTGCGGACCAGGCTGTGTCCGTCAAGAAGCATTTTTGGAAGTGG GTTCAGAGTGGCAAGTGCGAGTGA